A stretch of Tachyglossus aculeatus isolate mTacAcu1 chromosome 3, mTacAcu1.pri, whole genome shotgun sequence DNA encodes these proteins:
- the SFTPD gene encoding pulmonary surfactant-associated protein D: MMLLLSLSILVLLTRLTVTSGTDMKDRVRRAAPDACALIMCGPVENGLPGRDGRDGREGPRGEKGDPGMPGAQGPAGLPGLDGSMGLKGENGSVGDRGPKGDPGERGPAGPAGVPGQIGKEGPPGQQGNVGPRGEQGPKGESGVNGPAGNPGAQGPPGARGTPGPKGDKGSPGDKGNPGSAGTTGPAGATGPQGPAGARGPPGLKGDRGLPGEKGVKGDSGLSEVNTLKQQVTALQEQVKILQASVSKFKKVELFPGGKEVGEKIFKTNNYEGDFETARRACELAGGQMASPMNVQENTALQQILAAYNKSAFLSMSDVKTEGKFVYPSGKPLGYANWAPGEPNNDHGGENCVEIFTNGKWNDKSCGEQRLIICEF, encoded by the exons ATGATgctacttctctctctttctatacTTGTCCTGCTCACCCGCCTTACAGTGACTTCTGGTACTGACATGAAAGATCGTGTAAGAAGAGCAGCTCCCGATGCCTGTGCCTTGATCATGTGTGGACCTGTTGAAAATGGATTACCGGGACGGGATGGACGAGATGGGAGAGAAGGCcccagaggagaaaagggagatccAG GAATGCCAGGAGCTCAGGGGCCAGCAGGGTTGCCTGGACTGGATGGCTCCATGGGCCTCAAAGGGGAAAATGGTTCCGTTGGTGATAGAGGACCCAAGGGAGACCCCGGAGAAAGGG GGCCCGCTGGACCTgcaggtgttccaggtcagattGGGAAAGAGGGACCACCAGGACAACAGGGGAATGTAGGACCCCGAGGTGAACAAGGACCAAAGGGAGAGTCTGGTGTCAACG GCCCAGCTGGAAATCCCGGTGCTCAGGGGCCACCCGGAGCAAGAGGAACCCCGGGGCCAAAGGGAGATAAAGGGTCCCCGGGTGATAAAGGAAACCCAGGAAGTGCTGGAACCACAG GTCCAGCAGGTGCCACCGGTCCCCAGGGGCCTGCGGGGGCCAGGGGCCCTCCTGGGCTGAAGGGGGATAGAGGATTGCCAggggagaaaggagtcaagggagACAGCGGGCTCTCTG AAGTCAATACTCTGAAGCAACAAGTGACGGCTTTACAAGAACAAGTAAAGATCTTGCAAGCCAGTGTCTCCAAGTTTAAGAAGG TGGAACTCTTTCCAGGGGGCAAAGAAGTCGGCGAAAAGATATTCAAGACCAACAACTATGAAGGCGACTTCGAGACAGCCAGGCGGGCCTGCGAGCTAGCCGGCGGGCAGATGGCCTCCCCAATGAACGTGCAAGAGAACACCGCCTTGCAGCAGATCTTGGCTGCGTACAACAAGTCAGCCTTCCTCAGCATGAGTGACGTGAAGACCGAGGGCAAGTTTGTGTATCCCTCTGGCAAGCCGCTGGGTTATGCCAACTGGGCCCCAGGAGAGCCGAACAACGACCATGGCGGGGAGAACTGCGTGGAGATATTCACCAATGGCAAGTGGAATGACAAGTCCTGCGGAGAGCAGCGCCTCATCATTTGTGAATTTTGA